The genomic segment AAATATAAATATTCTTACAATATAACTTGTTTTAGTAAACTCAAAAGTTCTACAAAAAAACTAAAACATTTTGTTTAAAACACTAATTAACTACTAATTAAAAAGATACATAAAACATATGAAAATAGTATTAAAGTTAAAGAAAATTATTTCTTTTCCATTAAAATTTGATTTAAAAATGAAACTAACTACGTTTTTATTGATAGCCACGTTATTTCAGCTCCATGCAACAGTATCTCATGGACAAAAGGTAAAAGTTACTTTAAATTTAGAAAAAGTAACTATGGAGAAAGTCTTAAATGAAATAGAATCTCAGACAGACTACAAATTTTTTTATAATTATGATGAAATTAATTATAAAAAAATAGTTTCTGTAAACGCAAAAAAAGAACTACTATCTTCTGTTTTGAAGAATTTATTTACCAATTCTAAAATTACATTTGAAATTGTAAACAAGCAAATAGTACTTAAATCTGCAGAGAAAAATAGTATTGGTAAACTTCAGCAAAAACAAATTACAGGAGTTGTTAAAAGTTCGAAAGGAGAACCCTTAGTTGGCGTTTCTGTTCTTATTAAAGGAACCAGAAAAGGAGTTTCTTCAGACTTTGATGGAAATTATAAAATTAATGTTAGTAAAGGAAAAACATTAGTTTTTAGCTCAATTGGTTATAAATTAAAAGAAGTGTTGGTAGGTGACTCTAATACTTTAAATGTTGTTTTAGAAGAAGATAAAGTAGCGCTTGAAGAAATTGTAGTAACAGGATACAGAAAAATTAAAGCGAATGAATTCGCAGGGGCATCTGCAAAAATTAAAATGGAGGATGCAAAAATAGGTGGAGTTTCTTCAGTAGATAAAATGTTACAAGGTCAAGTAGCAGGTGTACAAATAGAAACAAAATCTTCAGTTTTTGGTGCAGCACCAAAAATTAGAATTAGAGGAAATTCTTCTATAACAGGTATAAATGAGCCTTTATGGGTTTTAGATGGTGTGGTACTGCAGACTCCTTTAAATATCGAACCTTCAGCCCTATACTCTGGCTCTGCTAGAAGTTTACTATCTAGTGTTATGAGTGGTGTAAACCCAGAAGATATACAAGATATTACAATATTAAAAGACGCTACTGCAACAGCTTTATATGGAACCAAGGCAGTAAATGGAGTAATTGTAATTACAACAAAAAGAGCAAAAAAGGGAGATAAACTTAAGGTAAACTACAATTCTGTATATACCTACAGAGTAAAACCTTCGATAAATAATTTTGATATTTTAGACTCTCATGAGGAAACCAATATTCATGAGCAGCTTTTTAGAATTTATCAAGCAGAATTATTAAATTATTCTGCACGAAACGAAGGTGCATATACAAGATTATTAAACCAAAGAAATCGTAAGGAAATTAATCAAAGTCAATTTCTTCGTGGATTAAGAAGTATAAAATCCGTAAATACAGATTGGTTCGATGTCTTATTTAAAAACCCTGCTTCACACCAACAACAACACAGTATCTCCATTTCTAATGGAGGAGAGAAATCTTCTGGTCGTTTATCTTTAAGTTATTTAAAAGACCCTGGTTATACTTTAGGAGAAAATGTAAGTAGATATACTATTAATTATTCTACAAAATATTATTTTAATGATAAGTTTTCTGTAGAAGCATTAATTAAGCACTCCAATCGTAAACAAAGAAACCCAGGTAGTAGAGTAAATCCTTATAATTATGCTCTAAACACATCAAGAGCTATGAGACCTTATGATGATAATGGAAATTTTGAATATTACAAAAAGAACTATGCTCCTTTTAATATTATTAAAGAAATAGAAAACGACTATATAGATATTAACTCTAAAGATTTGAATTTACAAGTTCAATTAGATTATAAACCAAAAGACAATTTAAGTTTTAAAGTTTTAGCCAATAGAACTACTATAACTTCATCTATAGTCTCTGCAGCAACAGAAAACTCTTCATATGCTCAGTCTTTTAGAACTACAAATTTTAATATTATAAATAGAAACGGTCGTTTATATCAAGACCCAAATAAACCCTCTAATGCATTGCCAGAAACTACGCTTCCTATAGGTGGTTTTTTAGATCAAACCAATGCAGAAACTGTTTCAACTACATTTAGAGCACAAGCAGATTATACAGTATTTAGAAATAACTTACATAAATTAAATGTTTTTGGTGGTTCAGAAATTATACAAAGCAAATCTTCAGAAACAAGTTTTAAAGGATTTGGTTACATATTCGAATCTGGAACTCCAATTCCAAATGAACTAGCCCTAATTAAATCTATTAGAGATAACGACGAAAATTATTACAATACTGCAATTTTTAGAAGAAATCAGGTTTCTTTTTATGGTAGTTTAATTTATACATTAAAAAATCGTTATAATTTTACAGCTTCTTTGAGAAATGACGCGACCAATGTTTCAGGTACATCAACCAGAAATAGGTTTTTACCAACATGGGTAGCTGCAGGTGCTTGGACAGTAACTAACGAACCATTTATGGAAAATCAAGATATTTTTTCTAATTTAAAACTTCGTGTTTCTTATGGTTTAAGAGGTAATGCAGGAAATAGAGGGCCAGATTTGGTGGCTTTTTATGGTTTAAAATCTAGAATATATCCTTCATATAACGAATTATCTATAGATATAAGACAGCCAGAAGTCTCAGATTTAGATTTTGAAAAAGAACATATTTTTAATGCAGGACTAGACGCCTCTTTCTTAAAATATTTAAATATTACATTTGAATACTATCATCGTAAAAACTTTGATCTTGTAGGCTTAAAAACGGTTCCACTTTCGTTAGGTTACGATAGTAAGTTAATTAATTGGGCAACAATGACAAACCAAGGTTTAGAACTTTCGTTAAAAGTAAGTCCTATAAAAATAACAGATGATTTGAATGTGAGCGGAAGTTTTAATATAGGTTATAATAAAAACGAAGTTGTGTCTAATTACTTCGGAGATAACCCAACTACTTTTAGAGCCACAAGAATTAATGGTTTCCCGTTTCAAAATAAACCTTTAACAGGTCTTTATTCATACAAATTTGCAGGATTAGATGCTAATGGTTTGGCTCAATATTTCGATGCAAAAGGAAATAAAATACATGGTTTTAATAGATCAGATAAAGATTATGGTAATATAGAGTACCAAGGTAGTAGAGACCCATTGTATTCAGGTGGTTTTTCTACTAGTTTAAATTATAAAGGATTAACACTTACAGGACTATTTACTTTTGCAGCAGGTAATGTTGTTCGAAAGAGCGACTTTTATAGAAGAAATAACATTCAAACACTATTTAGAGACGATTTTAATGTTCCTGGAGATTATAAAGATAGATGGCAGGCTCCTGGTAATGAGTCTTATACAAACATCCCTAGATTAACAGATAATACAGATGCTACTTTTTACGCAGGTCAAGGTATTTTTGGAACTCAATATGAAGCCTATAATAAAAGTAATATTAGAACCGTTGATGCATCTTATGTAAGACTTAGAAATGTTTCTTTAAAATACGCTTTCCCTAAACTACTTACAGATATTCTTAAAGTAGATTATTTAAGCATGAGACTAGAAGCTACAAATGTTGCTTTGTTTGCATCTAAGAAATTAAGAGGGCAAGATCCTGAAACATTATTAGAGGGTACCAATATTCCGCCAGTAAAGTCGCTTTCATTAGCCATAAATCTAGGATTTTAATAAACTAAAAAATAAAAAAAGATGAAGCAATTATTTAATTATTTAATACTATTTTGTTTACTATTATCTTATTCTTGTTCCGATTTGTTAGAAGAAAAAGTAGATAATCGTACCTTAATTACCTCTTTAGATGAAATAGAGTATGGAGTGGCAAATTTAGCCCCAAGAGCAGATTACTTGTTTACAGATTTAATGAGTGATGATTATACTTTCAAGAATATTGCAGGGGGAGTTAATGGTACTCTTAGAGATCAAGTTAGACCTATTTATGAATTTACGGTAACAAAACAAAGTTTAACAAAAACTAGCTTTATCTCAAGTGGTTTTAGTCCATACATGGCTTGGCGTCGCTATTATTATAGAATTAACAACGCTTGGTTAATGTTAAAAAAAATAGAAGAATACAAACCTCAAAGTAACTCAGAGAAAGAAAGATTACTTAATGCAAAATCAGAATGCTTAGCAATAAAAGCATACTGTAACTTTATGTTGGTAAATCTTTATGCAAAACAATATGATGCAAGCACTGCATCTTCTGACTTTGGTCCTCCTTTTATAGACGGCTATTCAGCAAAATCAGTAGAAATTTTTCCACAAAAATCAGTTGAGTTTTATTACAATAATATCGAAAAAGACTTATTAGAAGCTTTAAAAGGTATTAATGACGATAAACGTATAAACAAACTGCATTTTAACACGGTGTCAATAAAAGCGTTATTGAGTAGATTGTACCTTTACAAGAAAGATTGGAAAAAATGTATAAAATATAGTTCTGAAACTTTAGAAGAAAACAATAAATTATTAGCTATTAATAAATTAATAGACAAATATATTGTTCAAAAAAATGATCTTACAGAGTATAGTAAACAGTATTTTAATCCAGACCAAGAATCTTATATTCAGGTTTCAGATAATACTTTTCAATTAATTTCCTATTTTTATTCAGGGTTCTATCCTTACCCAATTCAAGAATTTGCAGGTAATGTAGGTTTTGCTTTTTACGTTATAAGAACATCTCCTTTATTTAATGATATTATAGCAGATAAATGGTTGTACTTAGAAAGTAGAGGTAGCCAAAGATTACAAATAATGATGCCTTTATTTACAGTTGACGAAGTTGTTTTAAACAGAGCAGAGGCATATATTTATAATAACCAATTTGCAGAAGCTAAAGCAGAAATTTCAAAGATATTAGATTTAGACGTATATAGAAACCTTACAAAACGTAAAGCAGATTTAAATGCGATAAATACAAAAGAAGGTTTAACAAAATTTTTATTAGAAACAAGAAGACTTCGCTTTTTTTGTGAGGGAATGAGATGGTTTGATTTAAAACGATACCAACTTCCAATTACACATACAAGTGATGCTGGTGAATTTAAAATAGACGGAACAAACCCTTCAGACTATGTAATAAAACCACCTGTAGAAGAAATAGACTTTAGAGATTACAAATAAATAACCAAAAAACAAGTGGTGCAATATGTTACTTTTCTTTAATGTATATGTTCATATTGCATCACACAGTTTTTTAATTAAAATAATAAAAATGAGAAAAAAAATAATTTTTACAGCAGTAATGTTGTTAATAGCAGTATTCTTTATAAAATGTAAAGAATCAAACACTTTAGACGTGCCAGAACAAAAACAAGAGATTACGTTTGATGATACACCTTTAGGAAAAAAACTGAAGTATATGTATGAAAAATACGATGCTATTATTAGTTATAAATGGGATAGAAATGTTTTTGCTCAGAATGCATTAGCAGACCCAGCAGCTGAAGAAGATGTGCTACCTTATGTAGAGATGATGGAGGAAGTGTTTTTTAAAGCAATAGAAAAAGTACAAACCAAAAAGACAGATTTTGCAAACAAAGAAACACCACTAAACTTTTACCTTATAGGAAGTGGTATTAATTACGGAGAAGGAGGTAATTTTGGTGAAGGAACAGTTGGTCAGGCAGGAAATATCCAGCCAAATAGATTAACATTAGGAGGTTTAACAGAGTATGGAAACCTTATTCGTAATGGCTCTGAAGATAAGTTTATTGAAGCCAGTATCGATAGAAGTGCTTTCGGGTTTCCTGCAGAAGGAGGTTTAGCAGGGTTTCTTTATCATGAATTTACACACTATATAGATGCCAAACACGATATTCCAAAAGGGTTTGAAAAACCAGCGTTCGATAACTATTTAAGAGGTACAAGTGCATACACAAGAGTAAAATATAATGATGCAAGAAAAAAAGGGTTTATGTTACCTTATGGGATGCAAAATGAACACGAAGATTTTGCAACCTATGTACAAGTTTTAGTGTGGAAAGACAGAAAAACAATAGAAGATAACTACGTGTTAAG from the Polaribacter cellanae genome contains:
- a CDS encoding SusC/RagA family TonB-linked outer membrane protein: MKIVLKLKKIISFPLKFDLKMKLTTFLLIATLFQLHATVSHGQKVKVTLNLEKVTMEKVLNEIESQTDYKFFYNYDEINYKKIVSVNAKKELLSSVLKNLFTNSKITFEIVNKQIVLKSAEKNSIGKLQQKQITGVVKSSKGEPLVGVSVLIKGTRKGVSSDFDGNYKINVSKGKTLVFSSIGYKLKEVLVGDSNTLNVVLEEDKVALEEIVVTGYRKIKANEFAGASAKIKMEDAKIGGVSSVDKMLQGQVAGVQIETKSSVFGAAPKIRIRGNSSITGINEPLWVLDGVVLQTPLNIEPSALYSGSARSLLSSVMSGVNPEDIQDITILKDATATALYGTKAVNGVIVITTKRAKKGDKLKVNYNSVYTYRVKPSINNFDILDSHEETNIHEQLFRIYQAELLNYSARNEGAYTRLLNQRNRKEINQSQFLRGLRSIKSVNTDWFDVLFKNPASHQQQHSISISNGGEKSSGRLSLSYLKDPGYTLGENVSRYTINYSTKYYFNDKFSVEALIKHSNRKQRNPGSRVNPYNYALNTSRAMRPYDDNGNFEYYKKNYAPFNIIKEIENDYIDINSKDLNLQVQLDYKPKDNLSFKVLANRTTITSSIVSAATENSSYAQSFRTTNFNIINRNGRLYQDPNKPSNALPETTLPIGGFLDQTNAETVSTTFRAQADYTVFRNNLHKLNVFGGSEIIQSKSSETSFKGFGYIFESGTPIPNELALIKSIRDNDENYYNTAIFRRNQVSFYGSLIYTLKNRYNFTASLRNDATNVSGTSTRNRFLPTWVAAGAWTVTNEPFMENQDIFSNLKLRVSYGLRGNAGNRGPDLVAFYGLKSRIYPSYNELSIDIRQPEVSDLDFEKEHIFNAGLDASFLKYLNITFEYYHRKNFDLVGLKTVPLSLGYDSKLINWATMTNQGLELSLKVSPIKITDDLNVSGSFNIGYNKNEVVSNYFGDNPTTFRATRINGFPFQNKPLTGLYSYKFAGLDANGLAQYFDAKGNKIHGFNRSDKDYGNIEYQGSRDPLYSGGFSTSLNYKGLTLTGLFTFAAGNVVRKSDFYRRNNIQTLFRDDFNVPGDYKDRWQAPGNESYTNIPRLTDNTDATFYAGQGIFGTQYEAYNKSNIRTVDASYVRLRNVSLKYAFPKLLTDILKVDYLSMRLEATNVALFASKKLRGQDPETLLEGTNIPPVKSLSLAINLGF
- a CDS encoding RagB/SusD family nutrient uptake outer membrane protein produces the protein MKQLFNYLILFCLLLSYSCSDLLEEKVDNRTLITSLDEIEYGVANLAPRADYLFTDLMSDDYTFKNIAGGVNGTLRDQVRPIYEFTVTKQSLTKTSFISSGFSPYMAWRRYYYRINNAWLMLKKIEEYKPQSNSEKERLLNAKSECLAIKAYCNFMLVNLYAKQYDASTASSDFGPPFIDGYSAKSVEIFPQKSVEFYYNNIEKDLLEALKGINDDKRINKLHFNTVSIKALLSRLYLYKKDWKKCIKYSSETLEENNKLLAINKLIDKYIVQKNDLTEYSKQYFNPDQESYIQVSDNTFQLISYFYSGFYPYPIQEFAGNVGFAFYVIRTSPLFNDIIADKWLYLESRGSQRLQIMMPLFTVDEVVLNRAEAYIYNNQFAEAKAEISKILDLDVYRNLTKRKADLNAINTKEGLTKFLLETRRLRFFCEGMRWFDLKRYQLPITHTSDAGEFKIDGTNPSDYVIKPPVEEIDFRDYK
- a CDS encoding putative zinc-binding metallopeptidase, encoding MRKKIIFTAVMLLIAVFFIKCKESNTLDVPEQKQEITFDDTPLGKKLKYMYEKYDAIISYKWDRNVFAQNALADPAAEEDVLPYVEMMEEVFFKAIEKVQTKKTDFANKETPLNFYLIGSGINYGEGGNFGEGTVGQAGNIQPNRLTLGGLTEYGNLIRNGSEDKFIEASIDRSAFGFPAEGGLAGFLYHEFTHYIDAKHDIPKGFEKPAFDNYLRGTSAYTRVKYNDARKKGFMLPYGMQNEHEDFATYVQVLVWKDRKTIEDNYVLSNATKEKLKLVYDYYLEKGLDLYKLRDYLHSDELREKLLKIKEKYK